One region of Bacillus pumilus genomic DNA includes:
- the sspJ gene encoding small acid-soluble spore protein SspJ, with translation MSFFQKDKKAKSEKDHKQVDQLLEEASKELAGDPLQEAVQKKKNNDQ, from the coding sequence ATGTCATTTTTCCAAAAGGATAAAAAGGCGAAAAGCGAGAAAGACCACAAGCAAGTAGATCAGCTGTTAGAAGAAGCAAGCAAAGAGCTAGCAGGCGATCCGCTTCAGGAAGCTGTACAAAAGAAGAAAAACAACGATCAATAA
- a CDS encoding FecCD family ABC transporter permease, which yields MGSQSNKQLPTKDDAMDIVTKPFGTAAVVIIGIIALAFGLFLSVSLGAANIHLHTVWEAIFHFDPQQTSHQIIRELRLPRTVGAALVGAFLAVSGAIMQGMTRNALASPEIMGVTNGSAFAIAIAFAFFPGQSSFTLILWSFVGAALAASIVFGVGTLSKGGLTPVKLALAGTAVGALLSSISSAIAIRFDVAQDMSFWYAGGVAGVNWSNIKVIIPVAVAGLIIAMILARSITVLSLGDELAKGLGQYTKTVKVLGILVVILLTGAAVSVAGSIGFIGLVIPHVTRFLVGVDYRWIIPCSAILGAVLLIYADIAARLVNAPFETPVGAITAIIGVPFFLYLARRERSGI from the coding sequence TTGGGCTCACAATCGAATAAACAGCTGCCGACCAAAGACGATGCAATGGATATTGTCACAAAGCCCTTTGGAACAGCAGCTGTTGTCATCATAGGAATCATCGCTTTAGCATTTGGTCTTTTTTTATCGGTATCATTAGGAGCGGCAAACATTCATTTGCACACTGTGTGGGAAGCCATTTTTCATTTTGATCCACAACAAACATCACATCAAATCATCCGGGAATTGAGGTTGCCGCGTACAGTTGGGGCTGCACTCGTTGGTGCCTTTTTAGCTGTATCGGGGGCTATTATGCAAGGCATGACAAGAAATGCGCTTGCGTCTCCTGAAATTATGGGTGTGACAAATGGCTCTGCATTTGCGATTGCTATTGCGTTTGCTTTTTTCCCAGGGCAATCTTCTTTTACATTAATTCTTTGGTCATTTGTTGGTGCGGCACTCGCTGCCTCTATTGTGTTTGGTGTCGGTACTCTTTCAAAAGGTGGATTGACCCCAGTGAAGCTCGCACTAGCTGGTACGGCAGTTGGGGCACTTTTAAGCTCCATCTCCTCAGCAATTGCCATCCGGTTTGACGTCGCTCAAGACATGAGCTTTTGGTATGCTGGCGGCGTGGCTGGTGTGAATTGGAGCAATATTAAGGTCATCATTCCAGTTGCGGTTGCGGGGCTGATCATCGCAATGATTCTTGCCCGCTCGATCACTGTTCTCAGCTTAGGTGATGAATTGGCAAAAGGGCTTGGACAGTACACGAAAACTGTCAAGGTACTTGGAATATTGGTCGTCATTCTTCTAACAGGTGCTGCTGTCTCAGTGGCCGGTTCTATTGGCTTTATCGGGCTTGTGATTCCTCATGTCACTCGTTTCTTGGTCGGAGTTGACTATCGATGGATTATCCCATGCTCAGCTATTTTAGGGGCGGTTCTGTTAATTTATGCAGACATTGCTGCAAGGCTGGTCAATGCCCCATTTGAAACGCCAGTCGGTGCCATTACTGCAATTATAGGCGTTCCTTTCTTCTTATATTTAGCTAGACGTGAAAGGAGCGGGATTTAG
- a CDS encoding ABC transporter ATP-binding protein codes for MKSLETEKLCIGYNDRLIVDDLNISIPKGKVTTLIGPNGCGKSTILKTMSRIMKSSQGAVYLNGQAIHQTPTKEISKQMAILPQTPEAPSGLTVYELVSYGRFPHQNGFGRLSNEDKRIIRWALEETGMIAFHDRPIEALSGGQRQRVWIAMALAQETELLLLDEPTTYLDLAHQLEILQLLERLNREQGRTVLMVIHDLNHAARFSHYMIALNQGKVIKDGSPHEVMTKEVLGQVFHIDAEIVLDPRTNKPICLTYDLMNHERKLEAVNG; via the coding sequence ATGAAATCGCTCGAAACAGAAAAGCTTTGTATTGGCTATAATGACCGTTTGATTGTAGACGATTTAAATATCAGTATCCCAAAAGGCAAGGTGACGACATTGATTGGACCGAATGGGTGCGGGAAATCAACGATTTTAAAAACAATGTCCCGTATCATGAAGTCCAGTCAAGGAGCTGTTTACTTAAATGGCCAGGCCATCCATCAAACGCCAACAAAAGAAATTTCAAAACAAATGGCGATCTTACCGCAGACTCCCGAAGCACCAAGCGGGCTGACAGTCTATGAGCTTGTGTCATATGGACGATTCCCGCATCAAAATGGATTTGGACGCTTATCAAATGAAGATAAACGAATCATCAGATGGGCACTTGAAGAAACGGGTATGATTGCTTTTCATGACCGGCCAATTGAAGCACTTTCTGGTGGACAGCGTCAGCGTGTATGGATTGCGATGGCACTTGCCCAGGAAACAGAACTGCTTCTATTGGATGAGCCGACGACGTATTTGGACCTTGCACATCAGCTCGAAATTCTTCAGCTGTTAGAACGGTTAAACAGAGAGCAGGGACGAACTGTGTTGATGGTCATTCATGATTTGAATCATGCGGCACGTTTTTCTCATTACATGATTGCCCTCAATCAAGGAAAAGTTATCAAAGATGGGTCGCCTCATGAGGTCATGACCAAAGAGGTGCTTGGTCAGGTATTCCACATTGATGCAGAAATCGTACTTGACCCTAGAACGAATAAGCCGATCTGTTTAACATATGACTTAATGAATCATGAAAGAAAGCTAGAAGCTGTGAACGGATAA
- a CDS encoding LacI family DNA-binding transcriptional regulator yields MTVTIKDIAKLANVSHTTVSRALNNSPFIKEKTKQKILSIAKQLNYSPNVHARGLVSQKSFTIGLFFTSLTEGTSSSFFVDALKGVNSVMTEHYNLFVRGIDDFHDYTTIHKQRYDGILLMSQSEHDEAFIHHVKKQGIPIIVLNRRVESNEVMNILADDSQGAYQAAHYFIQQGHQQIAIIEGKEGFKSTQERKAGFLQALIDHHIPMKKEYMITGDYHMKSGYESMESLLTLDHPPTALFCSNDDMAIGAMNALYAKGKTCPGDISIIGFDDIAFSSYTTPALTTVKKPIEKMCALGAEAILSVINGEEQEKDHMEKMYVHTELMIRDSVKKVQ; encoded by the coding sequence ATGACAGTCACAATTAAAGACATAGCAAAATTGGCAAATGTCTCTCATACCACAGTATCAAGGGCTTTGAATAACAGTCCTTTTATTAAAGAGAAGACAAAACAAAAGATTTTGTCGATTGCAAAACAGCTGAACTATTCACCAAATGTCCATGCCAGAGGCCTTGTATCACAAAAATCGTTTACAATCGGTCTGTTTTTCACGAGTTTAACAGAAGGCACATCCTCAAGCTTCTTTGTGGATGCGTTAAAAGGTGTCAATAGCGTCATGACAGAGCATTACAATCTGTTTGTTAGGGGTATTGACGATTTTCACGATTACACAACCATTCATAAACAGCGCTACGATGGCATTTTGCTGATGAGCCAAAGCGAGCACGATGAAGCGTTTATCCATCATGTCAAGAAACAGGGCATTCCAATCATTGTGCTGAACCGTCGTGTAGAAAGTAATGAAGTGATGAATATATTAGCAGATGATAGTCAAGGAGCATACCAGGCAGCGCACTATTTCATTCAGCAAGGCCATCAACAAATCGCCATCATTGAAGGAAAAGAAGGCTTTAAATCGACTCAGGAGAGAAAAGCTGGCTTTCTCCAAGCGTTAATTGATCACCATATTCCTATGAAAAAAGAATATATGATCACGGGTGACTACCATATGAAAAGCGGCTATGAATCAATGGAATCTCTGCTGACCCTTGATCATCCGCCAACAGCGCTTTTTTGCTCTAACGATGACATGGCCATTGGTGCGATGAATGCTTTATATGCAAAGGGCAAGACGTGTCCAGGCGATATCTCTATTATTGGTTTTGATGATATTGCATTTTCATCCTATACCACGCCTGCACTGACAACGGTGAAAAAGCCAATCGAAAAAATGTGTGCACTTGGAGCAGAAGCCATCCTATCCGTCATAAACGGTGAAGAGCAGGAAAAAGATCATATGGAAAAAATGTATGTCCACACAGAGCTGATGATCAGAGATTCAGTCAAAAAGGTGCAGTAA
- a CDS encoding iron-hydroxamate ABC transporter substrate-binding protein, which translates to MKKRSGFLLISLAILMLFTAACGSTSNKKPGANQNDTITYQDVKGEVKLPKDPKRIVLLAESYYGDLVTLDKTPIAATAPIFKNPFYKGKTDGVKNLGTSPSVEKVAALKPDMIIAWGEDEKFDQYKKIAPTVAIKYNQYSFKDQLKEFGKMTGTPKKAAEWITKWDTKIAEVKPKVTKAVGSKTVAIVSPFDKGIYIFGNTFARGGEIIYDELKLRAPKAVKKDAIDSGVGYANISLEKLPEYAGDYIFTSPWSGSKSKGDQVYESSIWASLPAVQNKHVFEIDPVGYFFNDPVSLEGQLEFIVDRLTSAS; encoded by the coding sequence GTGAAAAAACGATCTGGATTTCTTTTGATTTCCTTAGCCATTCTTATGCTGTTTACAGCTGCTTGCGGCAGCACTTCAAATAAAAAACCTGGCGCCAACCAGAATGACACAATCACTTATCAAGATGTCAAAGGTGAAGTCAAACTCCCTAAAGATCCAAAACGAATTGTGCTTCTGGCAGAAAGCTACTATGGAGACCTCGTGACACTTGACAAGACGCCAATTGCTGCAACGGCACCCATCTTTAAAAACCCTTTCTATAAAGGCAAAACGGATGGTGTCAAAAACCTTGGAACATCCCCTTCTGTCGAAAAGGTCGCCGCTTTGAAGCCAGATATGATTATTGCTTGGGGAGAAGACGAGAAATTTGATCAATACAAAAAAATTGCGCCAACCGTTGCCATTAAATACAATCAATATTCCTTTAAAGATCAGCTGAAAGAATTCGGTAAAATGACAGGTACACCGAAAAAAGCAGCAGAATGGATCACAAAATGGGATACAAAAATAGCTGAGGTAAAGCCTAAAGTAACAAAAGCGGTCGGCAGCAAAACCGTTGCAATCGTGTCACCTTTTGATAAAGGGATCTATATCTTTGGAAACACCTTTGCACGCGGAGGCGAAATTATTTATGATGAGCTGAAATTACGTGCGCCAAAGGCAGTTAAAAAAGATGCCATCGACAGCGGCGTGGGCTATGCAAACATTTCCCTTGAAAAGCTGCCAGAATACGCAGGCGACTATATTTTCACTAGTCCATGGAGCGGTTCAAAAAGCAAAGGAGACCAGGTGTATGAAAGCAGCATTTGGGCATCACTTCCTGCTGTACAAAATAAACACGTGTTTGAAATCGATCCTGTCGGTTACTTCTTTAATGACCCAGTGTCACTAGAAGGACAGCTTGAGTTTATTGTGGACCGTTTAACATCTGCATCATAA
- the uxaC gene encoding glucuronate isomerase, with amino-acid sequence MKAFLDEQFLLNSPTAEKLYHEFAKDLPIIDYHCHLSPKDIYENKTFRNITEAWLYGDHYKWRAMRANGIPETHVTGDASDDDKFLAWAKTVPMTIGNPLYHWTHLELRRYFGVEDLLNEKNADIIWQKVNEKLQGEGFGARDFIMKSNVETVVTTDDPVDSLQYHQKLREEGFSVQVLPGFRPDKALDIANDLFEKYVHELAEASAIPIQSYQDFLHALRARIDFFHDHGCLISDHAINEMTYEETTQEEVETIFHKRMSGHPLTEKEKIKFKTETFIMLGQAYCERGWAMQLHINALRNNNTKMFERLGPDTGYDAMNDEDIAKPLCRILDRLEQEDALPNTILYSLNPRDNVVISTLAGSFQDGKTPGKMQHGTAWWFNDTKQGMTEQMMALSSIGLISRFIGMLTDSRSFLSYTRHEYFRRLLCDIIGDWVEKGEVPYDLELLGEIVKGISYENAKQYFQFDRAKQLHHQSKIT; translated from the coding sequence ATGAAAGCCTTTTTAGATGAGCAGTTTTTACTAAACAGTCCAACGGCGGAAAAGTTATACCATGAGTTTGCAAAGGACCTTCCAATCATAGATTACCATTGTCATTTAAGTCCTAAAGACATCTATGAAAATAAAACCTTCCGAAATATCACCGAGGCATGGCTTTATGGAGATCATTACAAATGGCGTGCCATGAGAGCAAACGGCATCCCTGAAACGCACGTCACGGGGGATGCATCTGATGATGATAAATTTTTGGCGTGGGCAAAGACCGTCCCTATGACCATAGGAAATCCGCTCTATCACTGGACTCATCTAGAGCTGAGAAGGTATTTCGGAGTCGAAGACCTATTAAATGAAAAAAATGCAGACATCATTTGGCAGAAAGTCAATGAAAAGCTGCAAGGAGAGGGATTTGGGGCGAGAGACTTCATCATGAAATCAAACGTTGAAACCGTTGTCACAACAGATGATCCGGTCGATTCTCTTCAATATCATCAAAAACTGCGGGAAGAGGGATTCTCTGTACAAGTGCTTCCAGGGTTTCGACCTGATAAAGCACTCGATATAGCGAATGATCTGTTTGAAAAATATGTTCATGAGCTGGCAGAGGCTTCAGCTATCCCAATACAATCCTACCAAGACTTCTTACATGCCCTCCGTGCGAGAATTGATTTTTTTCATGATCACGGCTGCTTGATCTCAGATCATGCCATTAATGAAATGACATATGAAGAAACGACACAAGAAGAAGTGGAGACCATCTTTCATAAAAGAATGTCTGGTCATCCATTGACGGAAAAAGAGAAGATCAAATTTAAAACAGAGACATTCATTATGCTAGGTCAGGCTTACTGTGAGCGTGGCTGGGCAATGCAGCTTCATATCAATGCACTTAGAAACAACAATACGAAAATGTTTGAGAGGCTCGGACCAGATACGGGATACGATGCGATGAATGACGAAGACATTGCAAAGCCGCTTTGCCGAATATTAGATCGTTTAGAACAAGAAGATGCATTGCCAAACACGATTCTTTATTCCTTGAATCCAAGGGACAATGTAGTGATATCAACATTGGCTGGAAGCTTTCAAGACGGGAAGACACCGGGGAAGATGCAGCACGGCACAGCCTGGTGGTTTAATGATACGAAGCAAGGAATGACAGAGCAGATGATGGCTCTTTCCAGTATCGGACTGATCAGCCGTTTTATCGGGATGCTGACAGATTCACGAAGCTTTTTGTCCTATACAAGGCATGAATATTTCCGAAGACTGCTTTGTGATATCATCGGGGATTGGGTAGAAAAAGGAGAAGTCCCCTATGACCTTGAGCTGTTAGGGGAGATCGTGAAAGGAATCAGCTATGAAAATGCCAAGCAATATTTTCAATTTGACCGGGCAAAGCAGCTCCATCATCAAAGTAAAATCACATGA
- a CDS encoding amino acid permease → MEQTKKWGFWLLTAFVVGNMVGSGIFMLPSTLAQHASPLGVTMAWLVTGGGVLMIALVFGHLSIHKPQLTAGPQSYARALFNDPKKGKAAGFTMVWGYWVASWISNVAIITSLAGYLTTFFPILTVKTEIFTFGKEAITLGQLTTFIVCTILLWGTHTILITSLSAASKLNFITTFSKVLGFVLFIVAGLFAFQTALFEHYYFPVAAEGEGMLGLGGQIHHAAISTLWAFIGIESAVILSGRASSQRDVKRATITGLLIALSIYMIITLITMGVLPHDQLQGSDKPFVDVLQLIIGPAGGIVMALLAIICLFGSMLGWILLGSEVPYQAAKAGDFPAVFAKTNKKGSPVVALTVTNIMSQLFIFSVMSRTINEAFTFLTTSATLAYLIPYIVSSIYSFKVIMQGDTYDLQKGKRTRDGIIALVAMGYSAWVIISGTADLKTFGLGIGLFLVGILLYPFMSKGFAKGTE, encoded by the coding sequence ATGGAACAGACAAAAAAATGGGGTTTTTGGTTATTGACGGCTTTTGTCGTCGGAAATATGGTAGGTTCAGGCATCTTTATGCTGCCAAGTACGCTTGCCCAGCATGCGAGTCCTTTAGGTGTGACGATGGCATGGCTTGTCACAGGTGGCGGTGTGCTGATGATTGCACTTGTTTTTGGGCATTTGTCCATTCATAAGCCGCAGCTAACGGCAGGACCACAAAGTTATGCAAGAGCACTTTTTAACGATCCGAAAAAGGGGAAAGCGGCCGGTTTTACAATGGTTTGGGGATATTGGGTAGCAAGCTGGATTAGTAATGTCGCAATTATTACGAGTCTTGCCGGTTATTTAACGACATTTTTCCCAATTCTCACAGTGAAGACGGAGATTTTCACCTTTGGTAAAGAAGCGATCACACTTGGTCAGCTGACAACGTTTATTGTATGTACCATTCTTCTTTGGGGAACACATACGATCTTAATTACAAGCTTAAGTGCTGCAAGTAAATTAAACTTTATTACGACCTTTTCAAAGGTACTTGGATTCGTCCTTTTTATTGTTGCGGGATTATTTGCATTCCAAACGGCATTATTTGAACATTATTACTTCCCAGTTGCAGCAGAAGGCGAAGGAATGCTCGGACTTGGAGGCCAAATTCATCATGCGGCCATTTCCACTCTATGGGCATTTATTGGCATCGAATCTGCTGTCATTTTATCAGGAAGAGCGTCCTCGCAGCGCGATGTGAAACGTGCAACGATTACAGGTCTTTTAATTGCTCTTTCTATCTACATGATTATTACTTTGATTACAATGGGCGTCCTACCGCACGATCAGTTGCAAGGCTCAGATAAACCATTCGTTGACGTGCTTCAGCTCATTATAGGACCGGCTGGTGGAATTGTGATGGCATTGCTTGCGATTATTTGTTTATTTGGCTCGATGCTTGGCTGGATCTTACTTGGTTCAGAAGTACCATACCAAGCAGCAAAGGCTGGCGATTTCCCGGCAGTATTTGCAAAAACAAACAAAAAAGGCAGTCCTGTTGTTGCTTTAACGGTTACAAATATCATGTCACAGCTGTTTATTTTCTCAGTGATGTCTCGTACGATTAATGAAGCTTTTACCTTTTTAACGACATCAGCGACACTTGCGTATCTCATTCCGTATATTGTGTCTTCGATCTATAGCTTTAAAGTCATCATGCAAGGTGACACGTATGATCTTCAAAAAGGGAAGCGAACAAGAGACGGAATCATTGCGCTTGTTGCGATGGGGTATTCCGCTTGGGTCATTATTTCAGGAACAGCTGATTTGAAAACATTTGGACTTGGCATCGGTCTGTTCTTAGTAGGTATTTTGCTTTATCCATTTATGTCAAAAGGATTTGCCAAAGGAACGGAATAA
- a CDS encoding response regulator transcription factor yields the protein METAKILIADDEKAIVKMVERVLKKEGFKHIYKAYHADEALDIVKNEDIHLLLLDVMMPGKSGFDVLPEMRKYTKAPIFYLTARTSDVDKLTGFAQGADDYITKPFNPLELVARIKAHLNRTYISLKEDHDEAQSQYEYAHFSYHPHSAELKVRGEVTACSAQLLSLLKYFCDHPNVVLSKDQIYEKVWGVPSYGDNNTVMVHIRKLREKIELDPSQPEYIVTIRGMGYKFIPHPAKVFK from the coding sequence GTGGAAACAGCAAAAATATTGATTGCAGATGACGAAAAAGCAATTGTCAAAATGGTTGAACGCGTATTAAAAAAAGAAGGATTCAAGCATATATATAAAGCCTACCATGCAGATGAAGCATTAGATATTGTCAAAAACGAGGACATCCACCTCTTACTTCTAGACGTGATGATGCCCGGTAAGTCTGGTTTTGATGTTCTTCCTGAAATGAGAAAATATACGAAAGCGCCCATTTTCTATTTAACCGCAAGAACGTCTGATGTAGATAAACTGACCGGCTTTGCTCAAGGAGCAGATGATTACATCACAAAGCCATTTAACCCGCTAGAGCTAGTGGCTAGAATTAAGGCTCACTTAAACCGAACATATATCTCTTTAAAGGAAGACCACGATGAGGCTCAAAGTCAATACGAATATGCCCATTTCTCCTATCATCCTCATTCAGCCGAATTGAAAGTAAGAGGAGAGGTGACTGCATGCTCAGCTCAGCTTCTCTCCTTGCTGAAGTACTTTTGTGATCATCCGAATGTGGTTCTTTCAAAAGATCAAATCTATGAGAAAGTATGGGGCGTCCCATCATATGGTGATAACAACACCGTGATGGTTCATATCCGAAAGCTGAGAGAAAAGATTGAGTTAGATCCGAGTCAGCCAGAATATATTGTGACGATCCGTGGTATGGGCTATAAATTTATACCGCACCCAGCAAAGGTTTTTAAATAA
- a CDS encoding FecCD family ABC transporter permease → MEMVQQAKKKKYKRTMLMIFLAIVAVFLISLNTGEIRISPMDTLKTFFGFGSEMDELVLFEFRLPRMVIALLVGASIAVSGAIWQGVSQNGLADPGILGVNAGAGFAVVLFIFAFQGTMSNLGDFTIFVLPLFAFVGAGFAAFLIYVLAWKKGITPVRLILTGIGVNAAFSAAIVVIQLKMSPNDFNQAIVWLSGSIWGSSWTYVLSVLPWMLIFLVLAFVRARYLNIMNLGDQLSYALGISVHKERSFFMLIAVALAGASVAVAGSISFLGLAAPHLARKLVGPKHQGMIPASALIGALLLLLADTLGRVILAPSEVPVGLVVSALGAPYFIYLLMKTN, encoded by the coding sequence ATGGAAATGGTGCAGCAGGCAAAGAAAAAGAAATACAAACGAACGATGCTCATGATCTTTTTGGCGATTGTGGCTGTGTTCCTTATTAGTTTAAATACCGGAGAAATTCGCATTTCTCCGATGGATACATTGAAAACATTTTTTGGATTCGGAAGTGAAATGGATGAGCTTGTATTATTCGAGTTCAGACTTCCAAGAATGGTCATCGCTTTACTTGTTGGCGCTTCTATCGCTGTATCAGGAGCGATTTGGCAAGGTGTTTCTCAAAACGGTTTAGCCGATCCAGGCATTCTTGGTGTCAATGCGGGCGCAGGTTTTGCAGTGGTTTTGTTTATTTTTGCTTTCCAAGGTACGATGTCAAACCTAGGTGATTTTACGATTTTTGTACTGCCGCTCTTCGCTTTTGTAGGTGCAGGCTTTGCTGCATTTCTCATCTATGTGTTAGCGTGGAAAAAGGGCATCACACCTGTTCGTTTGATCTTAACTGGTATTGGCGTCAATGCTGCATTTTCAGCAGCGATTGTGGTGATTCAATTAAAAATGAGCCCAAATGATTTTAACCAAGCCATCGTGTGGTTATCAGGAAGCATTTGGGGATCGAGCTGGACGTATGTCCTATCAGTTCTGCCATGGATGCTTATTTTCCTTGTGTTAGCGTTTGTGAGAGCACGTTACTTAAATATCATGAATTTAGGTGACCAGCTGTCCTATGCATTAGGGATTTCAGTTCATAAAGAAAGAAGCTTTTTTATGCTGATTGCTGTTGCATTAGCAGGTGCTAGTGTCGCTGTTGCAGGTAGTATCTCGTTCTTAGGGTTAGCCGCACCGCACTTGGCGAGAAAGCTTGTTGGACCAAAGCATCAAGGAATGATACCAGCCTCCGCGTTGATTGGCGCATTGTTATTATTACTGGCAGATACACTTGGCCGCGTCATACTTGCACCATCAGAGGTGCCAGTTGGTCTTGTCGTTTCGGCTTTAGGCGCACCTTACTTCATTTACTTATTGATGAAAACGAACTAA
- a CDS encoding sensor histidine kinase gives MNLRAKLFFHFVGQMFIVIAILIIGNTFSDNLYLKKYYENMAETGLTKADGDTLMSWLYFNEDGKMEADDQLKQAVRKRDGWLQVIDSKKDNVYSYHRPKSIPTSYQKDEMIKIFEKRQYKDYKMYFWPIEIDQKSFIVLYGFKTNSTKVANYLKQHEKDLAALSQYSVETKEFLKRMNGSVHLFNDEGKYLQGIRANTNLKHEVTDVELLKYQSKPWEFRSDLSYIRVNKNLYIIISVPNKVYSPDGLYDKETDALNQYTTILIAGLALTIIIVMTIWYSYRYGLPIYHIIRWLIFLSRNKLQEPTNRKGIPISKNKKGRIKREYRLFEDILKTMDQLTLTLKENEANRRKIQTTREEWIAGLSHDLKTPLSTIYGYGLMLESDQYQWSKEEVMEMGQVIREKSEYMSTLIEDLNLTYRLKNGALPINRKPVELGEFLASIMDEFSRSSFSEDFPSSFEDQTDGVMFEIDKAWFRRVIENLLANAVKHNQKGTHITATLSETNEEVRIEMKDNGCGMAQETVDHLFNRYYRGTNTNDPTNGTGLGLAIAKELVLLHDGDIQVESEQGAGTTIAIILKKSPPVK, from the coding sequence ATGAATCTACGAGCAAAACTCTTCTTTCACTTTGTCGGACAAATGTTTATTGTGATTGCCATTTTGATCATCGGAAATACGTTCTCTGATAATTTATATTTAAAAAAATACTATGAGAACATGGCTGAAACCGGTTTAACAAAAGCTGATGGAGATACACTCATGAGCTGGCTTTATTTTAATGAGGATGGAAAAATGGAAGCCGATGATCAGCTGAAACAAGCAGTGAGAAAACGAGACGGCTGGCTGCAAGTCATTGATTCAAAAAAGGATAACGTCTATAGCTATCACCGCCCTAAGTCCATTCCAACTTCCTATCAAAAGGATGAAATGATCAAGATCTTTGAAAAAAGGCAATATAAAGATTACAAGATGTACTTCTGGCCAATTGAAATTGATCAAAAAAGCTTTATCGTGCTATACGGGTTCAAAACAAACAGCACAAAGGTCGCCAATTATCTGAAGCAGCACGAGAAAGACTTGGCTGCATTATCTCAATATTCGGTTGAAACGAAAGAATTCTTGAAGAGAATGAATGGATCAGTGCATCTGTTCAATGATGAAGGGAAATATTTACAAGGTATTCGAGCTAATACCAATTTGAAACATGAGGTAACAGATGTTGAACTGCTCAAGTATCAATCAAAGCCTTGGGAGTTTAGAAGTGACCTGTCTTATATCAGAGTGAATAAAAACCTGTATATCATTATTTCTGTACCAAATAAAGTATACAGCCCAGATGGATTATACGATAAAGAAACAGATGCTTTAAATCAATATACAACCATCTTAATTGCAGGTCTTGCGCTTACGATTATTATCGTCATGACAATATGGTACTCGTATCGCTATGGTCTGCCAATCTATCACATTATCCGCTGGCTGATTTTCTTATCTAGAAATAAATTACAGGAACCAACAAATAGAAAAGGAATTCCAATCAGTAAAAATAAAAAAGGTCGTATTAAGCGGGAATACCGATTATTTGAGGATATCCTAAAAACAATGGATCAGCTCACGCTTACATTAAAAGAGAATGAAGCAAACCGAAGAAAAATTCAAACCACAAGGGAAGAATGGATTGCAGGATTGTCACATGATTTGAAAACACCCCTTAGTACGATTTATGGCTACGGGCTCATGCTTGAATCTGATCAATATCAATGGTCCAAGGAAGAAGTCATGGAAATGGGACAGGTGATTCGTGAGAAATCAGAATACATGTCGACCTTGATTGAAGATTTAAACCTCACTTATCGACTAAAAAATGGCGCATTGCCTATTAATCGAAAGCCTGTCGAGCTTGGTGAATTCTTAGCATCCATTATGGACGAGTTTTCAAGGAGCTCATTTTCAGAAGATTTCCCTTCCTCCTTCGAAGATCAAACTGATGGTGTCATGTTTGAGATCGACAAAGCCTGGTTCAGACGAGTGATTGAGAACCTGCTAGCGAATGCAGTCAAGCATAACCAAAAAGGAACTCATATTACAGCTACCTTATCTGAAACAAATGAGGAAGTTCGGATCGAAATGAAAGACAACGGATGCGGAATGGCACAAGAAACGGTCGATCACTTATTTAACCGCTACTATAGAGGGACAAATACGAACGATCCAACGAATGGAACAGGACTCGGGCTCGCGATTGCAAAAGAGCTTGTCTTGCTGCATGACGGTGATATTCAAGTGGAAAGTGAACAAGGTGCTGGAACAACTATTGCGATTATCCTAAAAAAATCACCTCCTGTAAAATAG